Part of the Blastocatellia bacterium genome, ATGAGCGTAGCGATCTTCAGAAACGTCCGATTCCCTCCGGTATGATCCTGGTGATGGTGCGTGTTGATGAGGAATCGAATCGGCTTCTCGGTGACCTTCTTCACCTCGGCGATGATCTCCTGTGCGACGTCATCGAACTTATCGTCAACGACGAGCACCCCGTCGTCGGTAATGGTGAAACTGACGTTGCCACCGCGCCCGATGAGGACGTAGGTGGAATCGGTCAGTTTCTGCGTGCGCAAGACCTGAAGGGGGACGCGCCGCCCGTTATGAGCCAGTGCCGACGTCCCGACGAAGCTGAGTATAAGCCCCACCGCCATGCCTCTCATTCTCATAACGAATCCTCCCATTGAAGAGTTGGTACGGGTGATCTGATTCACATTGATTCTCCATCCGGCTGACGTCGTGACGCGTGTCTGCTGCTTTCACGCATCGCCACAAACGATACGATTGTGCCCGATAGTGTAGCACAAGGCCTCCCTCCTCCGAAAAGCACGCACAGACCGGGTGATGCACTCCTCCGTCCATCGGCTCATCGCTCAGTCTCCGCTCACTTTTCATCGCGTCGGGGGTAGGGCCGCGCTCCGTGAGGTGGCCGGGAATCTCTTGCGGCAGGGGAAAGCTCGCCTGCGGCCGGGAGATCGCTAAGGTATCCGCATTCCGTGGGGAAATCCCCTCGCCTCCGGTACTAAACGGCGAGATGCTCAAAAATACTGGAGCCGGCGATCGGACTCGAACCGATGACCTGACGATTACGAATCGTCTGCTCTACCTGCTGAGCTACGCCGGCCCCTAAGACAAAGGCCGAAATCCCGCAACATCCGAACATCCCGCAACACATGACGTGGGAAATTTTACCCTCCGGTGGGCACGGGAGCAAGAGCGGCGGGCGAGGCCGTCGGCGTGAAATGAGCTGTCTTCGGAGGGATCTGTTCTTCTCGCTTTTGCTTTTCCCGGTATGGTAAAGTTGTGTGTGAATTCACACCGAGGAGGTCGGTTATGAGACAGACCATCGTGTGCGTCCTGATGGCAGCATTGATCCTTATTTTTATTCCGGTGCACGCAGCAGCAGTTCAATCGCAAGCGGCTGCGGCCACACTGGAAGGATATGTTTATGATCCGACCGGCGCCGTTGTTCCCGACGTCACCGTCACGGTCGTCAATGCGGCGACGGGTCTCACCCGCACGGTCAAGACAAATACCCTCGGATACTATGTGGCTCCGCTCTTGCCGCCGGGGACCTACCGCGTGACCTTCGCCAAACCGGGGTTCGCCGAGTTGAAGCTGGAGGATGTCGAACTCCGCGTCGGGGACACGCTGACGGTCAACGGCACGCTCCAGCCGGCGGGGATTCGAGAGGAAATCCTCATCACCGCCGAAACGCTTCCGGTCATCGAGACGTCGCGGACGCAGCCGGGGACGGTGATCGAGCGATCGGTCATTGATGTTCTTCCGCTCAACGGGCGGAACTGGACCGAACTTGTGCTTCTCACTCCCGGAGTGACGGCCGCCGATGATTTCGGCAACGTCAGCTTCGCCGGCATGGATCGCGTCTTCAACAATATTCAGGTAGACGGAGCCGACAACAACAACGCCTACTTCGGCGAAATTCGCGGGCGGACGCGCGCCCCGTTTCAGTTCAGCCAGGAGACGGTTCAAGAGTTTCGCGTGGCCAATAACAATTTCTCCGCCGAGTTCGGTCGCGCCGCCGGCGGCATCGTTAACGCCATCACCCGCTCCGGGACCAACGAATGGCACGGCGGAGCGTTTTACTACATCCGCGACGATGTCTGGAACGCCAACGGGTTTTTCAACAATGCGAACGGCGTGCCCAAGCCCCCTGAGCGGCGTCAACAATTCGGCGGCAATTTCGGGGGGCCACTCATCAAGAACAAGCTCTTCTGGTTCCTCAACTATGACCAGCAGGTGCGCAACGAGCCGGTGACGGTGATTCTCGGGGCCCGTCTGGAAAGCGAGATCGCCGCATTACGGGGACCTGACCGCGAGCTGGCCGAGCGCATCTTTCGTCCGCTCGTCCGCTCGATTCCCCGCGACTTCGACCAGATCAATTTCTTCCCCCGGCTCGACTGGCAACTCACTCCCAATCATACGCTCACGCTCACGCACAATTTTCAACAGTTCGATTCGATGAACGGCGTCTTCACCACGCCGACCACTACCACCAATATCACCGGCAACGCCAAGAATTTCACCAATAGCTACACGAGCGTCATCACCCTCAACTCCATTCTCACACCTCGCCTCATCAATGAATTTCGCTTCAACTTCGTCTTCGATGATACCGGCGATTTCGCCAACGATCCGTTCCTGCCGCAGATATCGGTGGCAGGTTTCAATCTGGGCGGGCGCACCTTCCTGCACTCTCTGCCGGGAGCCTTCCCCGGCCGCTTCACCAGCGAGCGTCGCCAGCAGTGGATTAATAATCTCTCCATCATCGCCGGAAAACACACCATCAAAACCGGCCTCGACATCAATCGGATCGTGGACCGCAATTTCTTCGGCAACAACCTGAACGGGACCTACAGCTTCGGCAGCGTGGCCGATTTCCTCAACGGCGTGCTGAGCAATTACACCCAACGGTTTTACGTCGGGGATCCCCTGACGACGATGCACACGACCGTGTCGGGATTTTACGCCCAGGACACTTATCGCATCAGTCCTCGTCTGACGCTCTACTACGGCGTGCGCTATGAACTGCAAACGTTGCCTTCGCCGCTGGTGGTGAATCCTCTGGTGCCCGAGACCGCCATCATTAACGAAGACAGGAACAATTGGGCTCCGCGCCTGGGCTTTGCCTTTTCTCCCTTCAAAGACGAGAAGACGGTCATTCGTGGTGGGTTCGGCATCTTCTACGGGGTAACGCCGAATCTCATGCTCAACGATGCCCTGACCAACAACAATGCTTATTCGATCAACATCTTCCTCTCGCGGGAGCAAGCGGAGGCTAACGGGATCATCTTCCCGCCGGTGAGCACGCTCGATCCGCTCAATCTCTCGCGGACGCGCTTCCCTCGGCTCACCGCTCCACCGGGTGGAATCCGTTTCTCCGATCCGTTTTCCGACATCATGGTCTTCGCTCCGGATCGGGTGAATCCCTACACCGAGCAGGCCAATCTGGAGATCGAGCGGGAGCTGTTCCGGCAGACGTCGGTGTCGGTAGCGTATCTGTTCACGCGAGGCGTCCATATTTCCCGGTCGCGCAACATCAACGTGCGACCGCCGCTTGAAGGTCCCGCCGGAGTGGCGACCATTCGCGTGCTCAATGAGTCGGGGCAGATCGTCCAGACGATGCAATTTCCTCGCATCGGCGTCGTTTCGCCCACCTCGCTCCGGCCGAATCCGAATTTCCGCCAGATCAACCGGGTGGAGAGCGTGGCCAACTCCTTCTATCACGGCCTGGCCGTGCGGGTGAATCGGCGCTTTCATCGCGGGATGTCGCTGCTTGTTTCTTATACGCTGGCCAAAACCATTGACGACATCAGAAATTCCATTGATGCCCGCTTCACCGACATGCTCGATCCGTTCAATGCCCGGCGCGATCGGGGGCTGTCGGGACTTGATGAACGGCACCGGCTGGTGGTGAGCGGCGTATGGGATCTGCCGTTTTTCTCGCAGGCGAGCCAGCCCATTGTGCGTCATCTTCTCGGCAACTGGAGCCTGAGCGGCATCGGAACGTTCACGAGCGGTCGCGCCGTGACGGCTGATCTCGCTGGCTCCAGCACCGATACGGACATCAACGAGGATAACGTCTCGGATGATCGGGCGCCGCATCTCGGGCGCGGCGTGTTTCGCGGACCCGGACGCAACCAGATTGACTTCAGCCTGCGCAAGCGCATCCCCCTGGCCGAACGGAAGCAACTGGAGTTCATCTTTCAAGCGTTCAATCTCTTCAACCGGCCTCAGTTCACCGGGGTGCAGGTTGATGCCTTCGATGCGACGCGCAGCGGCGGCATCACGTCGCGCGTCTTCACGCTTCGTCCTCGCAGCGATTTCCTCAGGCCAACCTTCGGGTTGCGGGCTCGCGATCTCCAGTTCGGATTTCGCTTCACGTTCTAACGCCCGAGCACGGGAAAGCAGCCAACCGCCGCGGCTATTGAGGACGCGCACTCGATTTGCTAGCATGGGGGCGAGAATCCACACGCTCAGGGAGGAGGACTTATGAGGAGATTGTGGGTCATTCTTTTGCTGCTCCCCTTGGGGAGCCCGCTTTCTCTTGCTCAAGGAACATTGGTGATTCGCATGGCCATTACCGGCGCGCAACTCGCCGCCGCCAATGCCACGCCGGATCCAACGCGAGCCAGTCCCGGACGCCTCGGCGTCACGGCGGACGGAAAACTTCTTCTCAGCGATTTCTCCGATCAGGCCAATAACGAGATTTTCATTGTGGATGTATCGGTGAACCCTCCGGTCTTCACCAAGGTCACCGATACGGCAACATTGAAGCAGAAGGTGGATAACGAGAACGGACCGGATCCGGCGCCGACGGTGATGACCCCGCAAACGCTCGACGTGGATCGTGACGGACACGTCATCATTCTCACCGACGGAGCCGATCCTGAGGTCGCCTATCTCTTCCACGTTGATCAGACGGCGACGCCGCCCGTGGTGAGGCTCGTCGCGGGCCTGGATCGGCCGTTTCTCCCCCTCTCGCCGGCGTCTTCGATTGAGGGGAATCGCTCGATGGCCGTCATCGGATATACCGCCTACATCACGCTCAACGACCGCTTCAACGCCGTCAATGGCGATAGCATCGTCAAGATTGACGTGCATTCGCCCGACGGTGGCAAAACCGCCGCGACGGAACTCGTCTCTCAATCGCAGCTTGAAGCCGTTGTGGGCGTTGGGCAGGACATTGATCTGAATGACATCGCCGTGCGCCCGGCCAAAGGAACACTCGTTGTGATCAATAGCGGTCGGGCACAATCTAACGATGATCTTCTGGAGATTGACCCTCAGACGGGAGCGGTGTCAGTCCTCGTTGCCGCCACCGACATCGAAGCGGATCTGGGAACGACCGATGTCGGTTACAGCGGTATTGACATTGGACCCAATGACATCATCTATCTGGCCAATGCCTTTGGCACGAGCGGCCAGGCGGCCAATCGCGGAATCATCGCCGTGGCCAATGCTGGAGGCGGTCGGGGCGATGCCACGCTCTTCGCGTCGCAAGCCGACATCATCGCCCATTCGAGCGTGCGCACAATAAGCGGCGCTCCCATCACATCCCTTTCGTACCAAAATGCCGGACTCGCCGTCAGTCCGACGACCGGCGAAGTCTTCTTCGTTGAACGGAACACGGCGGGCGTCATCGGTCTTCGCCGCGAATGAGACAACCTGAGCCACAACGAATGCGGATGAGGAAGGATCGGCGCCCTCCTTCCTCATCGCCGTTGTGAGGGTCTCCCCGAAAGCACATTTCCCCGCCCAGGCGAGCCTTTCCTCCACACCTTCACGGCCACCGGACTCTCAAAAATCATCCGTGAGAGGGGCGCGGAAACCCCGATTCCCCGCCCGATCAAAAATGCCATCGGGTGATCTTTCCGGTGGAGCCTTTCATCCGGAAAGCGGAGATGGTGGGGTGATGGGGCCGGCCTCGCGAGCTGTTTCTTAGGCTGAACTGTTCAGGACGTCCGGGCACGCGATGAATCCACAAGGGGCCCCTGGCCGAAAGCCTAGCGGTTTTCAATTGCCCGTCCCGGGCGCCCGCATCTTGCGGGCAGAGAGGCACGGCCGAAGCGTGCGCTCACAGGGCACGCTCCTTTGCAAACTGCAGTGATTTGCTCCTGGCGGAACCCGACGGGCTCTTGACCGAACACAAGATTTTGATATATTAGCGCCGTCAAGCCCAACGTATTGAGAACGGAGAGAGGCGCGCGATGGCGAAGTCGTTTGTGCATCTTCATCTTCACACGGACTACAGCTTGCTCGATGGGGCCATTCAGATTGACGCGCTCGCTCGCCGGGCTGCCGAGTTGAAGATGCCGGCCATTGCCGTGACCGATCACGGGAATCTCTTCGGCGCCGTTTCCTTTTACGAAAAGCTCTCGGCTGTCGGCGTCAAGCCGATCATCGGCATGGAAGCCTACTTCACGCGGGGCAGTCGTTTCGATCGTCCCCTCAGCAACCGCGATTCCGGGAAGGCGATCTATCATATTATCCTGCTGGCGATGAACGAAACCGGGTATCGCCATCTGGTGAAGCTCAGCTCATTTTCCTACCTGGAGGGATTTCACTACAAGCCGCGCATTGATAAGGAGCTGCTCGAGAAATACCACGAGGGGCTGGTGGCGCTTTCTTCCTGTCTGTCGGGAGTGCCGGCGGCGCTCCTTCAGCAAGGCAAATTTGACGAAGCGGCCCGCGAGGCCCTTGAGTTTCAGGATATTCTGGGACGGGGCAATTACTACCTCGAAGTTCAAGATCATGGCATTGCCGGACAACGCGACGTTGCCCGGGGATTGATCGAACTCTCAAAGAAAACGGGCATTCCGCTGGTCGTTACCAATGACTGTCACTATCTGACGCGAGAGGATGCCCGGGCTCACGATGTTCTGCTTTGCATCGGCACGGGGAAAACCGTCAAGGAAACCAACCGGATGCGCTATGACTCCGACCAACTCTACGTCAAGTCGGCGGAAGAAATGTGGGCCCATTTCGGTTCGGAGCTTCCCCACGCCCTTCAGGCCACGGTGGAGATCGCCGAGCGATGCGAGGCGAAAATTCCCCGACCGGAGGGCGTCGGGCATCTCCCGGTTTTTCCCGTCCCGGCGGGCTACACGGTGGATAGCTATTTCGAGAAGATCGCGCGGGAAGGATTTGCCTCCCGTCTGCCCGAGTGGGAAGAGAAACG contains:
- a CDS encoding TonB-dependent receptor, which encodes MRQTIVCVLMAALILIFIPVHAAAVQSQAAAATLEGYVYDPTGAVVPDVTVTVVNAATGLTRTVKTNTLGYYVAPLLPPGTYRVTFAKPGFAELKLEDVELRVGDTLTVNGTLQPAGIREEILITAETLPVIETSRTQPGTVIERSVIDVLPLNGRNWTELVLLTPGVTAADDFGNVSFAGMDRVFNNIQVDGADNNNAYFGEIRGRTRAPFQFSQETVQEFRVANNNFSAEFGRAAGGIVNAITRSGTNEWHGGAFYYIRDDVWNANGFFNNANGVPKPPERRQQFGGNFGGPLIKNKLFWFLNYDQQVRNEPVTVILGARLESEIAALRGPDRELAERIFRPLVRSIPRDFDQINFFPRLDWQLTPNHTLTLTHNFQQFDSMNGVFTTPTTTTNITGNAKNFTNSYTSVITLNSILTPRLINEFRFNFVFDDTGDFANDPFLPQISVAGFNLGGRTFLHSLPGAFPGRFTSERRQQWINNLSIIAGKHTIKTGLDINRIVDRNFFGNNLNGTYSFGSVADFLNGVLSNYTQRFYVGDPLTTMHTTVSGFYAQDTYRISPRLTLYYGVRYELQTLPSPLVVNPLVPETAIINEDRNNWAPRLGFAFSPFKDEKTVIRGGFGIFYGVTPNLMLNDALTNNNAYSINIFLSREQAEANGIIFPPVSTLDPLNLSRTRFPRLTAPPGGIRFSDPFSDIMVFAPDRVNPYTEQANLEIERELFRQTSVSVAYLFTRGVHISRSRNINVRPPLEGPAGVATIRVLNESGQIVQTMQFPRIGVVSPTSLRPNPNFRQINRVESVANSFYHGLAVRVNRRFHRGMSLLVSYTLAKTIDDIRNSIDARFTDMLDPFNARRDRGLSGLDERHRLVVSGVWDLPFFSQASQPIVRHLLGNWSLSGIGTFTSGRAVTADLAGSSTDTDINEDNVSDDRAPHLGRGVFRGPGRNQIDFSLRKRIPLAERKQLEFIFQAFNLFNRPQFTGVQVDAFDATRSGGITSRVFTLRPRSDFLRPTFGLRARDLQFGFRFTF
- the dnaE gene encoding DNA polymerase III subunit alpha, which encodes MAKSFVHLHLHTDYSLLDGAIQIDALARRAAELKMPAIAVTDHGNLFGAVSFYEKLSAVGVKPIIGMEAYFTRGSRFDRPLSNRDSGKAIYHIILLAMNETGYRHLVKLSSFSYLEGFHYKPRIDKELLEKYHEGLVALSSCLSGVPAALLQQGKFDEAAREALEFQDILGRGNYYLEVQDHGIAGQRDVARGLIELSKKTGIPLVVTNDCHYLTREDARAHDVLLCIGTGKTVKETNRMRYDSDQLYVKSAEEMWAHFGSELPHALQATVEIAERCEAKIPRPEGVGHLPVFPVPAGYTVDSYFEKIAREGFASRLPEWEEKRARGQLKHPLSVYEQRLDYEIRLIQQMGFPGYFLIVWDLVRYARSRGIPVGPGRGSAAGSLVAYCMRITDVDPIQWDLMFERFLSPGRVTMPDIDIDFCVRGRQEVINYVSEFYGRENVSQIITFGTLASRAVIKDVGRALDMKYSEVEKVAAMIPPPIRGRNVSIAEAINRNPDLKRAIETNPQIAELIDLARRLEGCARHASIHAAG